A genome region from Blautia coccoides includes the following:
- the bglX gene encoding beta-glucosidase BglX — protein sequence MRQEELQDLLNSMSLQEKIDQMLQLTGDFYEDADSVMTGPAGDLGVNEGDIRMAGSILGTAGAKKLKDIQKNYMETQPHHIPMLFMMDVIHGMKTIFPIPLGQGAAFEPELSKRCARAAAKEAAVTGLHVTFAPMADLVRDARWGRVMEATGEDTYLNSLFAEAMVEGFQGDDLSSPYQIAACVKHFAAYGAAQAGRDYNTVELSEHTLREYYLPAYKAGIDAGAALVMTSFNTVNGIPASANKWLMRDILRDEMGFDGVLISDFSAILETVAHGCAKDSKEAAKKALEAGVDIDMMTNVYAANLENLVKEGQVSISRIDECVMRILELKNKLGLFENPYKDADEEKEKEVILCKEHRELAREAAVRSFVLLKNDGILPLDMNKKIAFIGPFTDEKQIKSSWSFTGDDKDCVTIKEAAERVFDNRRTVYLKGSPVMGGDSGLVGFQPADFREDATEELTAEEQKEMLSEAVKAAKNADTVIMPLGEHYLQSGEAASRGEITIPEIQMELYRAVRAVNPNIVVVLFNGRPLDIREIAGKSRAVLEVWRPGTEGGNAVVDVLTGKEYPSGKLPMSFPYCVGQVPVHYNEFFTGRPNRKGMQERFRSRYIDIPNEPLYPFGYGLSYTDFHISPVVLDKEEMGLQDTVRAGVRIKNTGTRRGTETVQLYIRDVAASVVRPVKELKGFEKVTLEPGEEREIVFFIDEPMLRFHTASNGFASEPGDFLVFIGTDSTTENQAHFCLCK from the coding sequence ATGAGACAGGAAGAGTTACAGGATTTGTTAAACAGTATGTCACTTCAGGAGAAAATTGACCAGATGCTGCAGCTTACAGGAGATTTTTATGAGGATGCGGACAGCGTCATGACAGGACCCGCAGGAGACCTGGGCGTTAACGAGGGAGATATCCGAATGGCAGGATCCATTCTGGGAACTGCAGGGGCGAAGAAACTAAAAGACATACAAAAAAATTATATGGAGACACAGCCTCATCATATTCCTATGCTTTTTATGATGGATGTGATCCATGGCATGAAAACCATATTTCCCATTCCTCTGGGACAGGGTGCAGCTTTTGAACCGGAACTGTCAAAAAGATGTGCAAGGGCTGCGGCGAAGGAGGCTGCGGTTACAGGCCTTCACGTGACATTTGCTCCCATGGCAGACTTGGTCCGTGATGCAAGGTGGGGACGTGTGATGGAAGCCACAGGTGAGGACACTTACCTGAACAGCCTTTTTGCCGAGGCTATGGTGGAAGGTTTTCAGGGGGATGATCTGAGCAGTCCGTATCAGATCGCTGCCTGTGTGAAACACTTTGCGGCGTATGGCGCAGCCCAGGCGGGAAGGGATTATAATACAGTGGAGCTTTCAGAACATACACTGAGAGAGTATTATCTCCCAGCTTACAAAGCGGGAATTGACGCGGGAGCAGCGCTAGTCATGACCTCCTTCAACACAGTAAACGGTATCCCGGCCAGTGCGAATAAATGGCTGATGCGTGATATTCTGAGAGACGAGATGGGATTCGACGGTGTGCTGATCTCAGATTTTTCTGCCATACTTGAGACGGTTGCCCATGGCTGTGCCAAAGACAGCAAAGAGGCAGCGAAAAAAGCACTGGAGGCAGGTGTGGACATTGATATGATGACAAATGTGTATGCTGCCAATCTTGAAAATCTAGTAAAAGAGGGACAGGTGTCAATCTCCCGGATCGACGAATGCGTCATGCGGATACTGGAGCTTAAAAATAAACTTGGATTATTTGAGAATCCTTATAAGGACGCTGATGAAGAGAAAGAAAAAGAAGTGATCCTGTGTAAGGAACACCGGGAACTGGCAAGGGAAGCAGCTGTGAGATCCTTTGTACTGCTGAAAAATGACGGGATACTGCCGTTGGATATGAATAAAAAAATTGCTTTTATCGGGCCTTTTACAGATGAAAAACAGATAAAGAGCAGTTGGTCTTTTACAGGGGATGATAAGGACTGTGTGACGATAAAGGAGGCAGCCGAACGCGTGTTTGACAACAGGAGGACTGTATACCTGAAAGGTTCCCCAGTTATGGGAGGGGACAGCGGACTTGTTGGATTTCAGCCGGCAGATTTCCGGGAGGACGCTACGGAAGAACTCACAGCGGAAGAACAAAAAGAGATGCTTTCTGAGGCAGTGAAGGCAGCAAAAAACGCGGACACAGTCATCATGCCTTTGGGGGAACATTACCTGCAGAGCGGAGAAGCTGCCAGCCGCGGGGAAATTACCATACCGGAGATACAGATGGAGCTTTACAGGGCTGTCCGGGCGGTGAATCCTAATATTGTTGTGGTTCTGTTCAATGGCCGCCCTCTGGATATCAGGGAGATCGCAGGGAAATCCAGAGCTGTGCTGGAAGTATGGCGTCCCGGTACAGAGGGCGGAAATGCAGTTGTGGATGTGCTGACAGGAAAAGAATATCCGTCCGGTAAGCTGCCCATGAGCTTTCCTTATTGTGTAGGGCAGGTGCCAGTACACTATAATGAGTTTTTTACGGGAAGGCCCAACAGGAAAGGTATGCAGGAGCGTTTTCGTTCCAGATATATTGACATTCCCAATGAGCCGCTTTATCCTTTTGGATATGGGTTGAGCTATACAGATTTCCATATATCTCCGGTCGTGTTGGATAAAGAGGAGATGGGCCTGCAGGATACTGTCCGGGCAGGTGTGAGAATCAAAAATACGGGGACAAGAAGAGGAACAGAGACAGTACAGCTATATATCAGAGATGTGGCGGCCAGTGTGGTGCGGCCGGTAAAGGAGCTGAAAGGATTTGAGAAAGTAACGCTGGAGCCAGGGGAGGAGCGGGAAATCGTGTTTTTCATCGATGAACCTATGCTGCGTTTCCATACCGCTAGTAACGGCTTTGCCAGTGAACCGGGGGATTTTCTGGTGTTTATCGGAACTGACAGCACAACAGAAAACCAGGCTCATTTTTGCCTCTGTAAATAA